In Glycine max cultivar Williams 82 chromosome 7, Glycine_max_v4.0, whole genome shotgun sequence, a single window of DNA contains:
- the LOC100781392 gene encoding chaperone protein dnaJ 11, chloroplastic — protein MISFVSFPTSIPAINFSGNAMASSSCRVKSQPIVAFATVTATVEAHSSWIEQPRPSYLNSSCSLLYGILGIPVGASNQEIKAAYRRLAKVCHPDMAAIDQKNSSADEFMKIHTTYFTFSDPNKRANYDQNLFWQQRSRDQP, from the coding sequence ATGATTTCTTTCGTGTCCTTTCCAACGTCTATTCCCGCCATTAACTTCTCCGGCAATGCCATGGCTTCATCATCGTGCCGCGTCAAATCCCAGCCAATAGTCGCCTTTGCCACTGTCACTGCCACCGTTGAAGCTCACTCTTCCTGGATAGAGCAACCGAGACCTTCGTATCTGAACTCCTCTTGCTCTTTGCTTTACGGTATCCTCGGCATCCCCGTCGGCGCCTCTAACCAAGAAATCAAGGCCGCATACCGACGATTAGCCAAAGTCTGCCACCCCGATATGGCGGCCATCGACCAAAAAAACTCGTCCGCTGACGAATTCATGAAGATCCACACCACATACTTTACTTTTTCCGATCCCAACAAGCGTGCTAACTACGATCAGAACCTATTCTGGCAACAACGTTCTAGAGACCAGCCGTAG
- the IQD25 gene encoding protein IQ-DOMAIN 1 has product MGSGDWFKTIISSRKSKEGTSKKVKTKIYTRKKSNGLANGIKSKNLESDGVSVETIAATRIQTAFRAYKARKYLHCLRGFTKLKIQTQGSSVQKQAATTITYLHSWSKIQAEIRARRICMVTEDRIRRKIIHSQLKLESKIHDLEVEWCGGSETKKEILARLHHREEAAVKRERTMAYAFSHQWRANSSQGLGNYDLGKASWSWSWKDRWIATRPWESRVPSVTISPPKDQNKKPNKVKKDKNSSTSKKPISVKTPSANAKGTKSLGNAKGTTKARRRLSYPAATEKSSA; this is encoded by the exons ATGGGTTCAGGTGATTGGTTTAAGACAATAATTAGCtcaagaaaatcaaaagaagGCACATCAAAGAAAGTAAAG ACTAAGATTTATACAAGAAAAAAGTCCAATGGTTTAGCAAATGGAATCAAAAGCAAAAATCTAGAGTCAGATGGGGTATCAGTTGAAACTATTGCTGCAACAAGGATCCAAACAGCATTCCGAGCTTATAAG GCTAGAAAATATTTACACTGCTTGAGAGGATTCACAAAATTGAAGATCCAGACTCAAGGTTCCTCTGTTCAAAAACAAGCCGCCACAACTATAACTTATCTTCATTCATGGAGCAAGATACAGGCTGAGATTAGAGCTCGCCGAATATGTATGGTTACAGAAGACAGAATCAGGCGGAAGATAATACATTCTCAACTAAAACTTGAGTCCAAGATTCATGACCTGGAG GTGGAATGGTGTGGTGGTTCTGAAACCAAGAAGGAAATCCTTGCAAGGTTACATCACAGAGAAGAAGCTGCGGTCAAGCGGGAAAGAACCATGGCATATGCCTTCTCTCATCAG TGGAGGGCCAACTCTAGCCAAGGGCTAGGAAATTATGACCTTGGCAAAGCTAGTTGGAGTTGGAGCTGGAAGGATCGATGGATTGCTACGCGCCCTTGGGAAAGCCGTGTGCCAAGTGTAACCATTAGCCCCCCTAAAGATCAAAATAAGAAGCCGAACAAAGTTAAGAAGGATAAGAATTCATCAACATCAAAAAAACCAATTTCAGTTAAAACTCCTTCAGCTAATGCTAAAGGGACTAAATCCTTAGGTAATGCAAAAGGGACTACAAAAGCTAGAAGAAGATTGTCTTACCCTGCTGCCACAGAAAAAAGCAGTGCCTGA
- the LOC100781940 gene encoding magnesium-chelatase subunit ChlI, chloroplastic codes for MASMFGTSSIAFLSSRYHSSQSLATNSPSLTTVQVFGRKFCGGNGFHGVKVTSVVATQLNSAQQAQKIAFNESQRPVYPFSAIVGQDEMKLCLLLNVIDPKIGGVMIMGDRGTGKSTTVRSLVDLLPEIKVVAGDPYNSDPEDPEFMGVEVRERVIKGEQLQVVFSKINMVDLPLGATEDRVCGTIDIEKALTEGVKAFEPGLLAKANRGILYVDEVNLLDDHLVDVLLDSAASGWNTVEREGISISHPARFILIGSGNPEEGELRPQLLDRFGMHAQVGTVRDAELRVKIVEERARFDKNPKVFRDSYKAEQEKLQQQIASARSFLSSVQIDRDLKVKISKVCAELNVDGLRGDIVTNRAAKALAALKGRDKVSAEDIATVIPNCLRHRLRKDPLESIDSGLLVLEKFYEVFR; via the exons atggCGTCCATGTTTGGCACATCTTCAATTGCCTTCCTCTCTTCACGATACCACTCTTCCCAATCCCTTGCCACCAATTCTCCCTCTCTAACCACAG TGCAGGTATTTGGGCGCAAGTTTTGCGGAGGAAATGGATTTCACGGCGTCAAGGTTACAAGTGTTGTTGCCACTCAACTTAACTCTGCACAACAG GCTCAGAAGATTGCTTTTAACGAGAGCCAGAGGCCGGTGTACCCATTTTCTGCTATAGTGGGACAGGATGAGATGAAGCTTTGCCTTCTCCTAAATGTAATTGATCCCAAGATTGGAGGTGTAATGATCATGGGGGACAGAGGAACGGGGAAATCTACAACTGTTAGATCATTGGTAGATTTGCTTCCTGAAATCAAGGTTGTTGCTGGTGACCCATATAATTCAGACCCAGAGGATCCAGAATTCATGGGTGTTGAAGTGAGAGAGCGTGTGATAAAAGGAGAGCAGCTTCAGGTTGTCTTCTCCAAAATTAACATGGTGGATTTGCCATTGGGAGCTACAGAAGATAGAGTCTGCGGGACAATTGACATTGAGAAGGCCCTCACTGAGGGTGTAAAGGCATTTGAGCCAGGTCTACTGGCTAAAGCTAATAGGGGAATTCTGTATGTTGATGAAGTTAACCTTTTGGATGATCACTTAGTTGATGTATTGTTGGATTCTGCTGCATCAGGTTGGAACACGGTGGAGAGAGAGGGTATTTCGATCTCACATCCTGCTAGGTTTATCCTAATTGGTTCAGGCAACCCTGAAGAAGGGGAGCTCAGGCCACAACTGCTGGATAGGTTTGGAATGCATGCTCAAGTAGGGACTGTGAGGGATGCTGAGCTAAGAGTGAAGATTGTGGAGGAGAGAGCTCGTTTTGACAAAAATCCGAAGGTTTTCCGGGATTCTTACAAGGCAGAGCAAGAAAAGCTCCAGCAACAAATTGCCTCAGCAAGGAGTTTTCTTTCTTCTGTTCAAATTGATCGTGATCTCAAGGTAAAGATCTCCAAGGTATGTGCAGAGTTGAATGTGGACGGATTAAGAGGAGACATAGTAACAAACAGAGCTGCAAAAGCTCTTGCTGCCCTCAAGGGAAGAGACAAAGTAAGTGCAGAGGATATTGCTACTGTCATCCCTAACTGCTTGAGGCACCGTCTTCGAAAGGATCCCTTGGAGTCAATAGATTCAGGTCTACTTGTCCTAGAGAAATTTTACGAGGTTTtcagatga